One Zeugodacus cucurbitae isolate PBARC_wt_2022May chromosome 3, idZeuCucr1.2, whole genome shotgun sequence genomic region harbors:
- the LOC105216913 gene encoding uncharacterized protein LOC105216913 isoform X1 produces the protein MWHWLEIALIFLIFQDYTQSLRLVEVRIPNYVVKGSSAQLECLYDLDGESLYSVKWYKDGNEFYRYVPRDMPPAQTFLLPGVSVELHNSSDAIVTLRNVNLQSAGRFRCEVSGEAPSFQTVTEHGDMVVVSLPDQGPPKISGARPRYQIGDWVRINCTVGRSKPAVELSWFVNGEPAEPRTLRKYPSVLSGREGLETSTLGLQFRVEQHHFRNTDMKLKCVASLSTLYWRSNEESVEGDRPQKAPVLESRETVYASNSRADPVQGMSLREIFVTKILSFFIQPNAASKTDSHLVAHAPSLLLLLLVATAIASGCLEQLHMWQQLFGKRQPTLRLHDKLKQQQQQQLQQKRQDNEQGVQQQNAQASTHEQQQQQGKTEKQLMQWQQPTEKRIVGGEINQMMSAEYQTIIPLFQWQQLQHRQQQQHQAENQVCRQHWHVNENNEGVARQCKSAQELKFVNLCEEMLPALTAMTTSATATYATFAAARCGAVAADGDVVTAVADAALPIKRLLAVR, from the exons ATTACACACAAAGTTTGCGGCTGGTCGAAGTGCGAATACCAAATTACGTGGTTAAGGGTTCATCAGCACAACTGGAATGCCTCTACGATTTGGATGGCGAATCGCTGTACTCGGTGAAGTGGTACAAGGACGGCAACGAATTCTATCGATACGTGCCACGAGACATGCCACCAGCACAAACGTTTCTGCTGCCGGGTGTATCAGTTGAG CTTCACAACTCCAGCGATGCTATAGTTACGCTGCGCAATGTCAACCTACAGTCGGCGGGTCGTTTCCGTTGCGAAGTTTCCGGTGAAGCGCCTTCTTTTCAAACAGTCACCGAACACGGCGATATGGTTGTGGTTT CTTTGCCTGATCAGGGTCCACCGAAGATTAGTGGTGCCCGTCCACGCTATCAAATTGGCGACTGGGTGCGCATAAACTGCACAGTTGGTCGCTCAAAGCCTGCTGTTGAACTTTCGTGGTTTGTTAACGGTGAACCAGCTGAGCCGCGCACTTTGCGAAAATATCCCTCAGTCCTATCTGGTCGTGAGGGCTTGGAGACTTCGACTTTGGGCTTGCAGTTTCGTGTTGAACAGCATCATTTTCGAAACACCGATATGAAACTAAAG TGCGTTGCATCGCTGTCCACACTGTATTGGCGCAGCAACGAAGAGTCCGTCGAGGGCGATCGCCCGCAAAAAGCGCCCGTCTTAGAGTCGCGCGAAACCGTCTACGCCAGCAATTCGCGCGCCGATCCAGTGCAAGGTATGTCACTCCGGGAAATATTTGTTACCAAAATCTTATCGTTTTTCATTCAACCAAATGCAGCCAGCAAAACGGACTCACATCTAGTGGCGCATGCGCCcagtttgttgctgttgctactggTGGCGACGGCCATCGCCAGCGGCTGTCTGGAACAGTTGCACATGTGGCAGCAGTTGTTCGGCAAGCGGCAGCCAACGCTGCGGCTGCATGATAAactaaagcaacagcaacaacaacaactacaacaaaaacgacaagaTAACGAACAaggtgtgcaacaacaaaatgcacaaGCATCGACGCatgagcagcagcaacaacaaggaaAGACGGAGAAGCAATTAATGCAATGGCAGCAGCCGACTGAAAAACGAATTGTTGGCGGCGAAATCAATCAGATGATGAGCGCAGAATACCAAACTATAATACCACTGTTTCAGTGGCAGCAACTTCAgcacaggcaacaacaacagcaccaagCAGAGAATCAAGTGTGTCGACAGCATTGGCATGTTAATGAGAACAATGAAGGCGTGGCACGACAATGCAAAAGCGCGCAagaattgaaatttgttaatttatgtGAGGAAATGCTGCCGGCATTGACAGCAATGACAACATCCGCTACGGCGACATATGCCACTTTCGCCGCTGCACGTTGCGGCGCCGTTGCCGCGGATGGCGATGTTGTCACAGCTGTCGCCGACGCGGCATTGCCAATTAAACGATTGCTGGCTGTGAGGTAA
- the LOC105216913 gene encoding uncharacterized protein LOC105216913 isoform X2, with protein MWHWLEIALIFLIFQDYTQSLRLVEVRIPNYVVKGSSAQLECLYDLDGESLYSVKWYKDGNEFYRYVPRDMPPAQTFLLPGVSVELHNSSDAIVTLRNVNLQSAGRFRCEVSGEAPSFQTVTEHGDMVVVSLPDQGPPKISGARPRYQIGDWVRINCTVGRSKPAVELSWFVNGEPAEPRTLRKYPSVLSGREGLETSTLGLQFRVEQHHFRNTDMKLKCVASLSTLYWRSNEESVEGDRPQKAPVLESRETVYASNSRADPVQASKTDSHLVAHAPSLLLLLLVATAIASGCLEQLHMWQQLFGKRQPTLRLHDKLKQQQQQQLQQKRQDNEQGVQQQNAQASTHEQQQQQGKTEKQLMQWQQPTEKRIVGGEINQMMSAEYQTIIPLFQWQQLQHRQQQQHQAENQVCRQHWHVNENNEGVARQCKSAQELKFVNLCEEMLPALTAMTTSATATYATFAAARCGAVAADGDVVTAVADAALPIKRLLAVR; from the exons ATTACACACAAAGTTTGCGGCTGGTCGAAGTGCGAATACCAAATTACGTGGTTAAGGGTTCATCAGCACAACTGGAATGCCTCTACGATTTGGATGGCGAATCGCTGTACTCGGTGAAGTGGTACAAGGACGGCAACGAATTCTATCGATACGTGCCACGAGACATGCCACCAGCACAAACGTTTCTGCTGCCGGGTGTATCAGTTGAG CTTCACAACTCCAGCGATGCTATAGTTACGCTGCGCAATGTCAACCTACAGTCGGCGGGTCGTTTCCGTTGCGAAGTTTCCGGTGAAGCGCCTTCTTTTCAAACAGTCACCGAACACGGCGATATGGTTGTGGTTT CTTTGCCTGATCAGGGTCCACCGAAGATTAGTGGTGCCCGTCCACGCTATCAAATTGGCGACTGGGTGCGCATAAACTGCACAGTTGGTCGCTCAAAGCCTGCTGTTGAACTTTCGTGGTTTGTTAACGGTGAACCAGCTGAGCCGCGCACTTTGCGAAAATATCCCTCAGTCCTATCTGGTCGTGAGGGCTTGGAGACTTCGACTTTGGGCTTGCAGTTTCGTGTTGAACAGCATCATTTTCGAAACACCGATATGAAACTAAAG TGCGTTGCATCGCTGTCCACACTGTATTGGCGCAGCAACGAAGAGTCCGTCGAGGGCGATCGCCCGCAAAAAGCGCCCGTCTTAGAGTCGCGCGAAACCGTCTACGCCAGCAATTCGCGCGCCGATCCAGTGCAAG CCAGCAAAACGGACTCACATCTAGTGGCGCATGCGCCcagtttgttgctgttgctactggTGGCGACGGCCATCGCCAGCGGCTGTCTGGAACAGTTGCACATGTGGCAGCAGTTGTTCGGCAAGCGGCAGCCAACGCTGCGGCTGCATGATAAactaaagcaacagcaacaacaacaactacaacaaaaacgacaagaTAACGAACAaggtgtgcaacaacaaaatgcacaaGCATCGACGCatgagcagcagcaacaacaaggaaAGACGGAGAAGCAATTAATGCAATGGCAGCAGCCGACTGAAAAACGAATTGTTGGCGGCGAAATCAATCAGATGATGAGCGCAGAATACCAAACTATAATACCACTGTTTCAGTGGCAGCAACTTCAgcacaggcaacaacaacagcaccaagCAGAGAATCAAGTGTGTCGACAGCATTGGCATGTTAATGAGAACAATGAAGGCGTGGCACGACAATGCAAAAGCGCGCAagaattgaaatttgttaatttatgtGAGGAAATGCTGCCGGCATTGACAGCAATGACAACATCCGCTACGGCGACATATGCCACTTTCGCCGCTGCACGTTGCGGCGCCGTTGCCGCGGATGGCGATGTTGTCACAGCTGTCGCCGACGCGGCATTGCCAATTAAACGATTGCTGGCTGTGAGGTAA